One window of the Lysobacter sp. S4-A87 genome contains the following:
- a CDS encoding NfuA family Fe-S biogenesis protein has protein sequence MINISESAQRHFLKLIEREALPGLGVRLSAVHAGTPRADVRLEFAEPGDLQGDEWAVDCEGFTVWLDAASVKYLDGATIDYETQATGGQLQIRAPKIKGEEPAESASLVERVHWIVEHEINPQLASHRGNVAVQEVTAQGVVVLRFGGGCHGCGMADVTLKQGIEKTLMTKVPGVTAVRDATDHETGDAPYIRRDSAA, from the coding sequence ATGATCAACATTTCCGAATCCGCCCAGCGCCACTTCCTCAAGCTGATCGAGCGCGAGGCCCTTCCGGGCCTGGGCGTGCGTCTGTCGGCGGTCCACGCCGGCACGCCGCGCGCGGACGTGCGCCTGGAGTTCGCCGAGCCCGGCGACCTGCAGGGTGACGAGTGGGCGGTGGACTGCGAAGGCTTCACGGTGTGGCTCGACGCCGCCAGCGTGAAGTACCTCGACGGCGCCACGATCGACTACGAGACCCAGGCCACCGGCGGCCAGCTGCAGATCCGCGCGCCCAAGATCAAAGGCGAGGAGCCGGCCGAGTCGGCCTCGCTGGTCGAGCGCGTGCACTGGATCGTCGAGCACGAGATCAACCCGCAGCTGGCGTCCCATCGCGGCAACGTCGCGGTGCAGGAAGTCACCGCGCAGGGCGTGGTCGTGCTGCGCTTCGGTGGCGGCTGCCACGGTTGCGGCATGGCCGACGTGACCCTGAAGCAGGGCATCGAGAAGACACTGATGACCAAGGTGCCCGGAGTGACCGCCGTGCGCGACGCCACCGATCACGAGACCGGCGACGCACCTTACATCCGCCGCGATTCGGCGGCCTGA
- a CDS encoding cytochrome c gives MTNKILAIAPALIVLVASLAVAGCSSSDTPAEHSAADRGEGHTSSSAGLPSGHVAAGEQLASTKGKATGQSCVDCHGAEGNAPIDGTYPKLAGQYYDYIAHALQAYRSGDREHALMSSQAKDLSDQQIADLAAYFGSRQSNLRDLHNAH, from the coding sequence ATGACGAACAAGATCCTCGCCATTGCCCCTGCCCTCATCGTGCTTGTTGCCTCGCTCGCCGTTGCCGGCTGCTCCAGCTCCGACACGCCGGCCGAGCACTCCGCCGCCGACCGCGGCGAAGGCCACACCTCCTCGTCCGCCGGCCTGCCGTCCGGTCACGTCGCTGCCGGCGAACAGTTGGCCAGCACCAAGGGCAAGGCCACCGGCCAGTCCTGCGTCGACTGCCATGGCGCCGAAGGCAATGCCCCGATCGACGGGACCTACCCGAAGCTCGCGGGCCAGTACTACGACTACATCGCGCACGCCCTGCAGGCTTACCGCAGCGGCGACCGCGAGCACGCGCTGATGTCGAGCCAGGCCAAGGACCTGTCCGACCAGCAGATCGCCGACCTGGCCGCCTACTTCGGTTCGCGCCAGAGCAACCTGCGCGACCTGCACAACGCCCACTGA
- a CDS encoding cytochrome c, with protein sequence MIAACFLLTTAASVASAQETQAPAPAPAAATATTAPAAVKGDAAKGHQLTYTCQGCHGITGYKNAYPNYHVPKIGGQSAEYLVNALTEYKKGARKHPTMQAQSQSFSDQDIADIAAFLSSLK encoded by the coding sequence ATGATCGCCGCCTGCTTCCTGCTGACCACCGCTGCGTCCGTCGCATCGGCCCAGGAAACCCAGGCCCCCGCCCCTGCCCCGGCCGCTGCCACCGCAACCACGGCGCCCGCCGCTGTGAAGGGTGATGCCGCCAAGGGACACCAGCTGACCTACACCTGCCAGGGTTGCCACGGCATCACCGGCTACAAGAACGCCTACCCGAACTACCACGTGCCCAAGATTGGCGGGCAGTCGGCGGAATACCTGGTCAATGCGTTGACCGAATACAAGAAGGGCGCGCGCAAGCACCCGACGATGCAGGCCCAGTCGCAGAGCTTCTCCGACCAGGACATCGCCGACATCGCCGCCTTCCTTTCGTCCCTGAAGTGA
- a CDS encoding efflux RND transporter periplasmic adaptor subunit: MRHLSRNRSRGFARAARVLLPCLALSSALLLTSCKGGGAGEAQAKDGEKGPEAVPVEVAKASRRAVAASYTGTAALEPVAESQVVAKTSGVALNVLVEEGQQVRAGQTLVRLDAARSQQQAAQTDARMRKLEANYVRGKQMAEQKLLSANDNDQLRYDLEEARAANRMATLELSYANVEAPISGVIASRSIKTGNFVQINTPIFRIVDTSRLEATLNVPERELATLKAGLPVQMQVDALPGKVFTGTVDRVAPVVDSGSGTFRVVCAFGGGGVLQPGMFGRIKIDYDQRADALVVPRVALLEDDGDPAVFVVTGDKTKRVPVKLGYTDGSWAEVRSGVKVGDQVVVAGKTALRDGTLVQVLGQPAKKVAAAKTEAKKQ; encoded by the coding sequence ATGCGTCATCTCTCCCGAAATCGCAGCCGTGGTTTTGCCCGCGCCGCTCGTGTCCTGCTCCCCTGCCTGGCCCTGTCGAGCGCCCTGCTGCTGACCTCCTGCAAGGGCGGCGGCGCTGGCGAGGCGCAGGCCAAGGACGGCGAGAAGGGCCCGGAGGCCGTTCCGGTCGAGGTCGCCAAGGCCTCCCGCCGTGCGGTCGCAGCCAGCTACACCGGCACCGCGGCCCTGGAGCCGGTGGCCGAGTCGCAGGTGGTCGCCAAGACCTCGGGTGTGGCACTGAATGTGCTTGTCGAGGAAGGCCAGCAGGTCCGCGCCGGCCAGACCCTGGTCCGCCTGGACGCCGCACGCTCGCAGCAGCAGGCGGCCCAGACCGACGCCCGCATGCGCAAGCTCGAGGCCAACTACGTCCGCGGCAAGCAGATGGCCGAGCAGAAGCTGCTCAGCGCCAACGACAACGACCAGCTTCGCTACGACCTCGAAGAGGCCCGCGCGGCCAACCGCATGGCCACCCTGGAACTGTCGTACGCCAACGTGGAAGCGCCGATCTCCGGCGTGATCGCCTCGCGTTCGATCAAGACCGGCAACTTCGTCCAGATCAATACCCCGATCTTCCGCATCGTCGACACCTCGCGCCTGGAAGCCACCCTCAACGTGCCCGAGCGCGAGCTGGCCACGCTGAAGGCCGGCCTGCCGGTGCAGATGCAGGTCGATGCGCTGCCGGGCAAGGTCTTCACCGGCACGGTCGACCGCGTTGCGCCGGTGGTGGACTCGGGCAGCGGCACCTTCCGTGTGGTCTGCGCATTCGGCGGCGGCGGCGTGCTGCAACCGGGCATGTTCGGCCGCATCAAGATCGACTACGACCAGCGCGCCGATGCCCTGGTGGTGCCGCGCGTGGCCCTGCTCGAGGACGACGGCGATCCGGCCGTGTTCGTCGTCACCGGCGACAAGACCAAGCGTGTGCCGGTCAAGCTGGGCTACACCGACGGTTCCTGGGCGGAGGTCCGCAGCGGCGTGAAGGTCGGCGACCAGGTCGTCGTTGCCGGCAAGACCGCGCTGCGCGACGGCACCCTCGTGCAGGTGCTGGGCCAGCCGGCGAAGAAGGTCGCGGCCGCAAAAACCGAAGCCAAGAAGCAGTAA